caacatctccaagaagcctttcacccccggcggcaagaaggggtatgccggaaccctacctcactgtaacaagtgtcgcaaacatcattttggtgaatgtggcaaaccattttgcgtcaagtgtcaaagaagtggccatgtggcccatgtctgtaagggtaccgttaccgtcgctcgaagggtgcccaacgcacacaggacgggtgcatgctttgagtgtggccaactgggtcattttaggaatgtgtgcccaaagaagaaatcaaccccaacgcacgccattgaactttcaacatcgacacctaggatgcccgagacgacgatggactagtcacgggtacgtttcttcacaacaaaccgtatacttcatacttgttcgattcgattaccgctagacgttttacaaccaagactttgacttgtactcattaccttccatcttttcccctagatactatttaggcgatttaagcgaccaacggaaaaatattgtgtgcctataaatattatcggaggatatacgttaagaaattgaactcgacaccaatagaactaaggaactcaaaacctattcattaaggagaaattgttgccctacatttatgtatagattattgtgaactaagaaattttcggttggaaaccgataccctctccctcgcatccatgacctcatgattatttgcacgaatcccgtatgttccaaatcgacctccgttccggttatcatcaattgggggttaagtgagacgatgtctcctaagccactttccgaactcgcaacgttagttgtaaatctctcttagtaccgtttgatttatttagggctcgcccgtatccataaacctcttgaaccgcgtatgcaaattcatatagactaatctgttatcgtatttatagatgacatcttaacttattcaagtaaagaaggaaaacgaacaacatcaccatcttaagctcgaacttttgagaaaagagcaactctataccaaattctccgagtgagaatttctgttgaacgaagtccaattttctagaccatgatgttaatggtcaaggcattacaatcaatctcgaaatcaagccacatgtaatcaggaaactctcccaactcagacttatattcgtaaaaatattagatctcaccggttgttaccgaagattcatttctgacttttctcgtgtcacacgacttttaaactcgttaactcactaaggaaaactctaaacctctccgtgttcgaaccttgagcgtgattcttcacaccaacatttctagttaaaatcgtatagcaacagatggaactcaaacatggaaatatttctacttgaacgccgaaaggaatactctctcgactcaaaaatcaacataactgaaattcgttattttgcacgaagaattcgaatactaaattgtggatccgatcaattttctcgtcatcccgtaccacactacctacctctgttatttcaccgtcaccgtctgatattactgggatttaagataacacacaatccaacgatacttcactcttctttgacttaacgcccttgtgtttctgataatcggtcaactattattcaaccccgaactatacaactacgtgtactacctcgtttctctttcagacttcaacttttgacaactagaggcacattatggcaacctcgagatgtaaactcatcctattctaagtcctcatttcactactatctttaccgttcgcatttccgtttaaagaaactccttgtaacatttctccatggatagagaaactcctcatattacataagtattcgccacgagggtgaatagtcctaacgaacatttttcgaaccctaactaacttgttcaaacgtatcttaagagattctattccaacacggtgtatctttgtcaattattccgtatcgaaatactcgtttcacttctagttttacaagaaaccttgggaacccgcttagacatgagtaccgcgtaccacccacaaactgacgaaccgagcaaacgaacgatttacgtcttggaaagacatgtcacaaactcgtattgtcacctttagtagatcactcttacaacagtagttaccactcgtgtgttcacgcgcactttccgaaaccctatatgaccgctaatgtcatacccctgttcatttaaccaaagcatcaaccaccgaaatctgaactccatcaagaaacaacaattgaaatcattcaaatccgaggagggctcgagacgatccgtagtcgccaaaagagttataccaaacttagatgaaaacctcacaaatcccagtgtgtaaccgcgtaatattgagaaaccgcaccttggaaaggtgtaatccattttgggaaatcgagaaaggctatagccgcaatattgaaccttttgaaaccttggggcgtattggaaccgcttcctaccgtttagaacttccgactcaattaagtttccgtttaccttacatttcgtgtaacaaacatagaaacgtgtcctgcagaacaggaacgtgcaattcttctaaatgcaccaactattgaagacaaacttctcttcataggaaaaccagttgaaaccggggatcgtaaaaatccaaattcatgagaacactcaaggacgtaccttcacttattcatagcattgacatctccggtctcgagtgagaggcatcgattattatttccaactaaatttcgggacgaaatttcttttgaggtgtggataatgtaacatcccgcatttttctgttaaattattttaacgcccgtctttttctttttaaataatacccttcatatctagattcgtatcctttgttaagtaacattttaaatattctcgttatcggatttttaatatctcccgtacttctgtgtaatttaaaataattcgtttggtcaattcacgcacccgcaaccgaacgcgagggactagtttcgccattggagcaaagatgtgactagcttgactagtcaacacccacctccccattttccttttcattttcatttccattttctttctatactttccaattttctctcaaacaccactacaaagaatcatcatctaaattcggatttggaagcttcaaccaaaacaaaatacatatttggaatcctctcttcatcctcttcaatttgataccaacttcatctcatttgggtaactttctaaaatcactaattttatgtgttcttgagatttttgagttataaagttgttaattagtgtctatggctcattgtgatgtcgtgtatgtaatttgtatgctcgattcgttgtttttggtgtaactagttcaatatgaaaattacttgctaaatccttgattttggatgatcaaatgttgttagattgttaaagtgcatgttttaaaagtgttactagtatcattagcttcgttttgatgtataggttgattaaggaaactccaagaacatgattaatgattttgtgaacttggattagggtttgatgagctttacatgaacttttgatgcgtcaaatgctatgagatattgttgttaagtgttttgttgcaatgtgtgtttgattaccttcgaacggcataacatacatgtaaattggttgcccgaatcataaaatgcgtttttggaacttgaactttgattatgaatgtttaattgcggtttttggttgttgtaagtggaagtttgattgatgaaatgcgtttagatgttttccttgtcaaaatacctttccgatggtataagatacatgttctaagtgttttcggaTCAAGAGTTGTGTTgaaaaaggttttggctcgtgcataccaTTGAAAAACAGAAGAGTCCCTGCACagatagtggcgcggcgcgccccccctccctgcgcggcgcgcaataccacctggccagattctgctcattgtgacacttttcacgcgaaatgtttgactagctattgacctccgattcacatgaaacttgttctaatacacttgcatatgaataattagcatagaaaaatagtccgggacccgacccgaacatgttgactttttcgttgactttgacccgaccaagtttgactttttgtcaaacttaaccaattaattatgcaatctttctaacatgattctttacttgtattttgcatgaaacttgacaatttgattcacatgctatataaccgagtcgtaacgagccataggactaattgaacatcttgaccgtttgtgtttaccgttattgatataacctatatgtttaggtcaagactagctttgtctttgcacgcgtttacttgtcgaagtactttattaactcttgcactcaaggtgagatcatagtcccactttttactcttttgaacttacttttgggatgagaaaacataaacgattcttttgaactaagtgaacacaagaacgggaaaacaaacattctacatacgagtttagaagaaaaatcctcaatccgattatcattagttacatcagatggtgtaagcgagaacttatgttatatggccatatgggtttgacaaccctcatctttgacggttcgctaccgtctacggatgaaatatattttcgggaaacagtgttgttctagcactaattgatggggtattcaacggacggaatgttaagttttgataattgggtgctcgtgaatattaacttttagaatgtgttactattatttcaactttgcaaaccttgtggttcgacttacttacttttactcacttacttacttaaacctatgatttcaccaacgttttcgttgacagatttctatgtttttctcaggtcttgcacgatatgtgatacatgcttccgctcactatttgatacttgcattggatgtcgagtatacatgcattacttggagcgtcttttgactttactttaaaccgtgtcgcctagatttcaaatgtacttataaccttgtaacttaacttttggttgaacaattcttgtaaactttgaaaacaatctttattttgaaatgagggtgacatattttggtcaaacattgtcataaagacttatgaccaggtaatgggactcacatagtcgacgccgtcacttgacgatttgtcggggtcgttacatTGCTCATGTCGATATGGACTGCTTTTACGTTCAAGGTTTTCTTAACGCACTACTCTATTTCTAATTGCTTTTCTGTAGGTACACATATACATAGTTACATACAATTTTATATTGTTACTCTTTAGGTTTGCACCATTTTTTTTCCCTGAAATTAAataaacattttattattatttaattatcatttttaacaagttTAAAGTGCGGAATTTTATAGTGAACAGGACTTTTGGGGGTATTAGTTATGACGCAGTGAGAAGTGTAACCACCAAAAAGTATTTAAATCCGCCTTAAGATAATAAAAGAACTTGATGGATTCATTTTGAGTTATAACTGAAAATTTTGAGTGCATATAATTATCGTTATCTTGTACCTTACGATTTACGACACAATCACCCTGTACCAAACTGATTCACCTGCACCCCTTTTAACCGGCAGCTGGCACCTATCATAcatgaaaacacacacacacacacacacacacacacacacacacacaaaaaaaagatACAAAAGTTCACATGAAAACCTACAATTAGAAAGCAACTACATTGTTGCTATTATCACATATAAACTCCAAGATCCATTATTAACTGGAAAATGGTAGCATTAACATGAAAAAGTTTAAAcacataataataaaattattatacacTACATACATTACATAAACATATACACACAATATTGAAATTTTATCTGCTATATGTTTCTTCTATTCCAATATTTATTGAGCACCTTAGACAAACATGGTCAACTCAGGTCTACTGTATACATTTTCTCCATCATCTTCCAGCATAGGATAAGAAGACACAAGAGCATCTTGTGCACCGATGTACAACGAGTTATAAATTCTCCAGTACACTTCCCTAACCTTCCTAGCAGGATGAAACAAACCCTGTAAACAATAGTTAAGCACAATGGCTGCACCCAACGCCACCCGCATCCCCTCAATGGCTTCCATCACAGCATTTATAACGTGCGGTGATGTCTCAAATATGTTAGGCCATACATAATTTAGTAAGTGGACCAACGCATCCTCACAGCCCAAACCAGCCACTCCAAGAGCCATATGTTTAACCGCAGAGGCTGCAGTTTGTCTATGAACCAAGTCCCGGTCCATAAGAGCATCTTCAAGAAGTGGAGTTACTGCATAAATGTAATCCTTACCCATCTCACCAATGTACTCGAAAAGAAACGATAAAGATTTCAACACACCGTTCTGCACGTTTAGCTCGGGTACACGATACTCGTTCATTAAAGCCGGTAAAACAGTGAAAGGTGAACACGTTTCTGCGACGATTGCAATTGCGACAGTTGTGCAAACACGATTCTGTCGATCTTGTACCTTAAGATTGTTTAAAAGGGTCGCTAATACATCTTGAGGTCCAATAGCTTTTGCTATGTACCCAAATGTGTTAACAGCAGCTCGACGGATACCTTTTTTGTGGGCTTTAAGCATTTCGAGCAGCTCAAAGCAGATCCTCATCCACTCACGTGCAGGTACAAACTCTGCCCCACGGTCAGCAATACGGCCCACCAGGTCAATACAATTCTCTTGAACCTTTTCGTGACGATTTTTCAAGATTGGGGTTAAACGTGGGAGAAGGTCTTTAATTGGAGGTGTCATTTTGGTCATACCAATAACGTTGACAATTGCTTTAAGAGCACCCAATATTGATCCCAAAACTTCTGGATATTCTTCTCCTAGATACTCGTACAAGACAACCCCGAGATGCCCCATGAGTTGTTCTTCCTGGCATTGTTTCATCACGACTGCAATTCTTGAAATCAGATCTGCAGCTTGTTGTCTCACCTTAGCACTTTTATTGTTTAGACGCCACTTTATAGTACCACAAATTTGAGGAAGATATGGCTTAACGCGTAGTCCAAgagagttaacaactgcaccaaacCCATTGAGCATCACATTGGCATCATCACTAGTTTGTTCTTGGAAGGCGTATAGAATACCATCAATGAGAAGCTCTTCTAAACGAGGATCGATATCAGAAGCACCTAGATTTGCTACAGTTTTCTCGATTGTTTCCATCACCATTCTTCTATATGGTTCGCTTTCGTCTTTCAAGTCTTCAACTATTCGGGCCACAATATCAGGAACACCAACTTTGTTTGCTATCTCGACAGTCGTCTCAACAAGCTGTTTATAGTTTCGACGGTCTAAAGCCATCCTTCTGACCCAAAAGTTTCTGAAAAATTCTGGTAGGATATCACTGCGAATGTAATCAGCCTCAACACCTTCAGTACTCACACACTGCTTCACCACTTTAAGCACAATTTTCTTCATTTCTTCATCTGGAGACTGAAATTCTCGGATCAGTATAACCATTACTTCCTTTGTATAGTAGCTAGCATATATGGCATCCATCAGCGGGATAATAAAGCCGATTGCCTTCAAGAAAGCAGCCAAGACCTTGCCTCGGTGGGATCGAATACCTTTCCACAAAGGCTTGAGAACCGAGTCGAAGCTCTCGATACCATACGGAGCAGCAGCCTCGGCAAGCGCAGCCAATGAGAGGGCAGTGATTGTTCTTACCTTTTGATTCTCATCGTTGAGACCATGTTCTATAATCTCCACAAGAGATCTTAAATGAGGAAGAACTGCACAGCCTATGAGTATAGCAATTTGCTGAACGATCTTTATACCAGTGTGCCTAGCTTGCCAAGATTTCTTACTTTGACACACAGCTTTTAAGAAAGGTAACAAAGCTGGGATTCCAAGTGCTGATGCGACAACGCTGAAAGCTCTAGCAGTGGTGTTCCTCACGTATTCATCGATGTTGTCAATATCTGGACGCATTGCAGCAATCATAGTTGCTAACCCAGCTGCCTTACTGAGATTCGATATGATTTCCCGACCCTCTACACGAGCATAATAGTCTTCATCGATCAGCAGAGGTTCTATCACAACCAGAATCTTGTGGACATAAGGTCGTACGAGCTCATCTAACTTGTAAAGCACCCTGTCTATGACTTTCACCAACAAGTGTCTTTCCTGATCCTCCAAAGTAGGCTGCATAAGCAAAGGAagaatacgattgaataaaggCCCAGCACCAAGTTCACGAGCCTTATCAGTGAGTTGTCTCAAAGCTGTTTTCCTCTGTGGAGGAGTACCATTCTTAACCTTGAGCAAAAGTTTCATAATTTTTCGCTCTTTTTGCTCGTCTGGAGACAACTCTTCTTCCTCTTCCTCGTTCAACAAGGCACCAAAGTATTGGTAATCTTCTGGCTTCATAAACGGTAATCCACCTGGCATCTCTTTTGGAACATCAAACTGTTGACCCCTATTTTCTTCAGGAATAGAATACAGAGGTGTTCCTAAAGGAGTCGGTGTAGCAAGAAGCTTCCGTGCAGGAGTTCTAATAGGAACGTAAGAAGCAGGAGGTTCAAGAATCTTATAACCTTCTTGAGGAAACATCGCGTCTAATTCTTCATCCGTTAATGGTCTATTCCTGTCTTCAATATCTTTCTCCCATCTCAACAAATTATACTGCTCGGGTGTTATCGCACCACGCATATTTATTGCTCCCGGGGTTGGAGTCGCAAGTTCAACCCCACCAACAGGGGTGACACCAGGTGTATATGCAGCGCCAGGTGTCGCACCACCTGGTGTAACACTTCCCATGGTTGCCGGTGTCTCGTCCCACCTTGACTTTTGACGTTTTGGGGTCGGGGTAGCCATGCCCGATAACTTTGGCGTAGCGTCCCACGCCATTCCAGCTGGAGTAGCACTCGGTGTAACTCCGCCAGCTGGCGTAGCATCAGAATCAGCCAACCGACCAGGTGTCGGAGTTTCGTCCCACCTGTTTTTCTTAGACAATGAAGGAGTTGCATCGCCGATTCTCCCGGGTGTCGGGGTAGCATCCCATCTTCCGATTCCTGGAGTCGAATCCGGCATATCCCAATCCGAACCAGAACCAGTTTTCGCTTTCTTTGCATCATTATCCTGAGACTGATCCCATCGGTTCCTCCGTTTTTGAGCCGGCTGTGAAGCTACCGGTTCCTTATCTTTACCAGCGGCTttattatcttcttcttcttcctttttcctTCTAGCAATCACCTTCAAAGTctcttctttctctcttttcaaaACTGCTTCCCTCATAACATCAGCATACGTCCTCGTTTCAGGTTTAGGTGTCTTGTCACCGTTTGCAAAAGCATCATGTCTTTCTGGTGAGATAACCTGATTTAACCTCCTCCTCCTGTAATCATCCTCTCGGTCAATAATCCTTTGAGACTTCTTTAACCCCAAAGACTCATCATCAGCACCACGAGGCATATCGTTCAATAGAGACCTTGGTGCAGTGTAAGAAGCTAATTTCCTAGCAACTTCATTATCCATAGCATCAACATTTTCCTCATCATCATTAGCAGGAATTTCTCTGTTATAATCCTGAAATCGGTTGTTTCCATCATAAAGTTCAGTATCGAAAGTAATAGAGTTGGGCGCTAGCGCTGCCTCCATGATCTTCCTTTCCTCCTGAGTCTTAGCGATCTCCGCATCTACCGGATCCATATTTCAAACTTCTTATCGAACTGAAAACATATAAAAACCAAATCCGACAGTCAGTAATATCAGGAAAAATTTGACATCCTTATTAATAAAGTAGACATTAGAAGCGATCATGCAATCACTACTTAAGCCACCAATAACGATGCCAAAACAAGGTATAAACCCCTATTTGAAACCTTATAACGCATACAGCTTACAGAAAGTAGCATCCAATACCGCTAAATAATACAAATACAACTTGCACAGAGTTTCGTTCGAATATCAAGCAAGTAGGTAACTAGAGTCTAGAGTTAGTTACAAATATTTTATATTAGCTAGTCAGTAACTGTAATTCATTTTCTATATTTCGATTttcattttcaataataataatatcagctcTACAATTTTCTCTCAAGTTAGATTTCATATTCAGTTACTCGAATTCACTAAATTTAACTATTTATTCAATTTTTTATTTTTGCCTGAACTAAGGAACTACAGTATCATAATCTTGTCATCAAATTACAAGCATAGAGTAAATCAGGAAATACAGAATcataatcaagtgctaacaatacaAATAAGATTAAACTAATTGATCACGAAACAGAGCTTACACTTACTAGGGTTTGTTGTGATTACGCGCGCGATATTTTGGTACCAACAAGTAGCAAAAATGGGAATTTTGGGGCTTTGCTTGTCTGTTAAACGATCGAGTTGTAAGTTAGTCAACGCGGCCGGTCAGTGTTAACAGAATTGATTATTTGATTTGAGTTCATCAAAGTAACGTCAGCCTTCCAGAAAGCTATTAAGTTATAAAATAGTCCCTGAACTATTGAGTATAGTTTAATTTAGTCCTTTAACTAGTTGATAACGTTTAATTTAATCCTTCAGCTACTGGATAACGTTTAATTTAATCCTTCAGTTACTGGATAACGTTTAATTTAGTCCTTCAGCTACACGTAAACACCGTGGATTGATCTTCTTGCCACATTATGTATGAGTTGATCTGTTTTATCCACTTCAGTTTTTGGAGTATTATGGTTTACGTGAAACTGTCAATCAAAAGATATATTGTTTGATGTTCTCATATTCTTATATCTCGTGTTTAAACTCACTAGCAACAGACCAGGAAATGAGGAAAATGGTcgaaaataatgatgaaaatatatgat
The window above is part of the Rutidosis leptorrhynchoides isolate AG116_Rl617_1_P2 chromosome 1, CSIRO_AGI_Rlap_v1, whole genome shotgun sequence genome. Proteins encoded here:
- the LOC139886543 gene encoding uncharacterized protein; the encoded protein is MDPVDAEIAKTQEERKIMEAALAPNSITFDTELYDGNNRFQDYNREIPANDDEENVDAMDNEVARKLASYTAPRSLLNDMPRGADDESLGLKKSQRIIDREDDYRRRRLNQVISPERHDAFANGDKTPKPETRTYADVMREAVLKREKEETLKVIARRKKEEEEDNKAAGKDKEPVASQPAQKRRNRWDQSQDNDAKKAKTGSGSDWDMPDSTPGIGRWDATPTPGRIGDATPSLSKKNRWDETPTPGRLADSDATPAGGVTPSATPAGMAWDATPKLSGMATPTPKRQKSRWDETPATMGSVTPGGATPGAAYTPGVTPVGGVELATPTPGAINMRGAITPEQYNLLRWEKDIEDRNRPLTDEELDAMFPQEGYKILEPPASYVPIRTPARKLLATPTPLGTPLYSIPEENRGQQFDVPKEMPGGLPFMKPEDYQYFGALLNEEEEEELSPDEQKERKIMKLLLKVKNGTPPQRKTALRQLTDKARELGAGPLFNRILPLLMQPTLEDQERHLLVKVIDRVLYKLDELVRPYVHKILVVIEPLLIDEDYYARVEGREIISNLSKAAGLATMIAAMRPDIDNIDEYVRNTTARAFSVVASALGIPALLPFLKAVCQSKKSWQARHTGIKIVQQIAILIGCAVLPHLRSLVEIIEHGLNDENQKVRTITALSLAALAEAAAPYGIESFDSVLKPLWKGIRSHRGKVLAAFLKAIGFIIPLMDAIYASYYTKEVMVILIREFQSPDEEMKKIVLKVVKQCVSTEGVEADYIRSDILPEFFRNFWVRRMALDRRNYKQLVETTVEIANKVGVPDIVARIVEDLKDESEPYRRMVMETIEKTVANLGASDIDPRLEELLIDGILYAFQEQTSDDANVMLNGFGAVVNSLGLRVKPYLPQICGTIKWRLNNKSAKVRQQAADLISRIAVVMKQCQEEQLMGHLGVVLYEYLGEEYPEVLGSILGALKAIVNVIGMTKMTPPIKDLLPRLTPILKNRHEKVQENCIDLVGRIADRGAEFVPAREWMRICFELLEMLKAHKKGIRRAAVNTFGYIAKAIGPQDVLATLLNNLKVQDRQNRVCTTVAIAIVAETCSPFTVLPALMNEYRVPELNVQNGVLKSLSFLFEYIGEMGKDYIYAVTPLLEDALMDRDLVHRQTAASAVKHMALGVAGLGCEDALVHLLNYVWPNIFETSPHVINAVMEAIEGMRVALGAAIVLNYCLQGLFHPARKVREVYWRIYNSLYIGAQDALVSSYPMLEDDGENVYSRPELTMFV